One part of the Lepeophtheirus salmonis chromosome 14, UVic_Lsal_1.4, whole genome shotgun sequence genome encodes these proteins:
- the LOC121129194 gene encoding epididymal sperm-binding protein 1, whose product MNTFACLLLIAQVASLAYGQGCQTTSGQNCVFPSKFREMALTKCVKADYDKYWCATSNKADGSVNTYGDCNDNCPKEVHNPATECITTGNYQCVFPFEYNGATYNKCTDADNEGKKWCAINKYPNTEQAYHFEECNMSSQCQP is encoded by the exons atgaatacatttgcGTGCCTTCTCCTCATCGCTCAAGTCGCATCATTGGCCTATG GACAAGGATGTCAAACAACATCCGGGCAAAACTGTGTTTTCCCCTCAAAGTTTAGAGAGATGGCACTTACTAAGTGTGTAAAAGCTGATTATGATAAGTATTGGTGCGCTACCTCCAACAAAGCTGATGGATCCGTTAATACATATGGAGATTGCAATGATAATTGCCCAA agGAAGTTCATAACCCAGCAACAG AATGTATCACCACTGGAAATTATCAATGCGTTTTCCCATTTGAATATAATGGTGCAACCTACAACAAGTGCACAGATGCTGATAACGAAGGTAAGAAATGGTGTGCCATTAACAAATATCCAAACACTGAACAAGCCTACCATTTCGAAGAATGCAACATGAGCTCTCAATGTcaaccataa
- the LOC121129195 gene encoding epididymal sperm-binding protein 1-like has translation MNTFACLLLIAQVASLAYGQGCQTTSGQNCVFPSKFREMALTKCVKADYDKYWCATSNKADGSVNTYGDCNDNCPKEVHNPATECITTGNYQCVFPFEYNGATYNKCTDADNEGKKWCAINKYPNTEQAYHFEECNMSSQCQP, from the exons atgaatacatttgcGTGCCTTCTCCTCATCGCTCAAGTCGCATCATTGGCCTATG gaCAAGGATGTCAAACAACATCTGGGCAAAACTGTGTTTTCCCCTCAAAGTTTAGAGAGATGGCACTTACTAAGTGTGTAAAAGCTGATTATGATAAGTATTGGTGTGCTACCTCCAACAAAGCTGATGGATCCGTTAATACATATGGAGATTGCAATGATAATTGCCCaa agGAAGTTCATAACCCAGCAACAG AATGTATCACCACTGGAAATTATCAATGCGTTTTCCCATTTGAATATAATGGTGCAACCTACAACAAGTGCACAGATGCTGATAACGAAGGTAAGAAATGGTGTGCCATTAACAAATATCCAAACACTGAACAAGCCTACCATTTCGAAGAATGCAACATGAGCTCTCAATGTcaaccataa